The Pseudolabrys sp. FHR47 genome contains a region encoding:
- a CDS encoding formate dehydrogenase subunit gamma → MTAYDVERGDAIHPGHPVKVDRYTASARANHWVTATCLILLALSGLALFHPSLFFLTGLFGGGQWTRAIHPWIGVVLFFSFAGLFVRFWRANLWSSEDGTWMARLADVLGGREERLPEVGKYNAGQKIVFWSMSILIITLIVSGILIWDQYFAAYSTVETKRFAVLIHALAAVTIICVWIVHVYAAIWVRGTISAMTRGQVSGGWAWRHHRKWLRELAGGPKS, encoded by the coding sequence ATGACGGCTTACGATGTCGAGCGGGGTGACGCCATCCATCCGGGTCATCCGGTGAAGGTCGACCGCTACACGGCGAGCGCGCGCGCTAATCACTGGGTCACGGCAACCTGCCTGATCCTGCTCGCGCTCTCCGGTCTGGCGCTGTTCCACCCGAGCCTGTTCTTCCTCACCGGCCTGTTCGGCGGCGGACAGTGGACGCGCGCGATCCATCCCTGGATCGGCGTGGTGCTGTTCTTCTCTTTTGCCGGCTTGTTCGTCCGATTCTGGCGGGCGAACCTGTGGTCTTCGGAAGACGGCACCTGGATGGCGCGGCTCGCCGATGTGCTTGGCGGCCGCGAGGAGCGGTTGCCGGAAGTCGGCAAGTACAATGCCGGCCAGAAGATCGTGTTCTGGTCGATGTCGATCCTGATCATCACATTGATCGTGAGCGGCATCCTGATCTGGGACCAGTACTTCGCGGCCTATTCGACGGTCGAAACCAAGCGTTTCGCTGTGCTGATCCACGCGCTCGCGGCGGTGACGATCATCTGTGTCTGGATCGTCCACGTTTACGCGGCGATCTGGGTGCGGGGAACCATCAGCGCCATGACGCGGGGCCAGGTGTCCGGCGGCTGGGCCTGGCGGCATCACCGCAAATGGCTCCGCGAGCTGGCTGGCGGCCCGAAGTCTTAA
- the fdxH gene encoding formate dehydrogenase subunit beta yields MVSFILPPAPTGNVKPTYGQEDLVKRSASNISPPAKQLTPVAKLIDVSKCIGCKACEVACLEWNDMRTPVGINHGVYDNPLDLTPEMFTTMRFTEWVNPETKNLEWLIRKDGCMHCADPGCLKACPAPGAIVQYSNGIVDFDHDKCIGCGYCVKGCPFNIPRISKVDNKAYKCTLCSDRVAVGQGPACARACPTQAIVFGTKDEMKKHAEGRIKDLKSRGFKNAGLYDPPGVGGTHVMYVLHHNDQPHIYAGLPDNPRISPIVELWKGATKYAGLAAMAAFAAIGVIHHLVTGPNKVSEEEERKAEELAGKGKAS; encoded by the coding sequence ATGGTCAGCTTCATTCTCCCTCCCGCTCCAACCGGCAACGTCAAGCCGACTTACGGTCAGGAAGACCTGGTCAAGCGTTCGGCATCGAACATCTCGCCGCCGGCGAAACAGCTCACGCCGGTGGCCAAGCTCATCGACGTGTCGAAGTGCATCGGCTGCAAGGCCTGCGAGGTGGCTTGCCTCGAGTGGAACGACATGCGCACGCCCGTGGGGATCAACCACGGCGTCTATGACAATCCGCTCGACCTGACGCCCGAGATGTTCACGACGATGCGCTTCACCGAATGGGTCAATCCGGAAACGAAGAATCTGGAATGGCTCATCCGCAAGGATGGCTGCATGCACTGCGCCGATCCGGGCTGCCTCAAGGCCTGCCCGGCGCCCGGCGCCATCGTGCAGTACTCCAACGGCATCGTCGACTTCGATCACGACAAGTGCATCGGTTGCGGTTATTGCGTGAAGGGCTGCCCCTTCAACATTCCCCGCATCAGCAAGGTCGATAACAAGGCCTACAAGTGCACTCTGTGCTCGGACCGTGTGGCCGTCGGCCAGGGTCCGGCTTGCGCGCGGGCTTGCCCGACGCAAGCGATCGTGTTCGGCACCAAGGACGAAATGAAGAAGCACGCCGAGGGCCGCATCAAGGACCTCAAGTCGCGCGGCTTCAAGAATGCCGGCCTTTACGACCCGCCGGGCGTCGGCGGCACCCACGTGATGTACGTCCTGCATCACAACGACCAGCCACATATCTATGCGGGACTTCCGGACAATCCGCGCATCAGCCCGATCGTGGAATTGTGGAAGGGCGCCACCAAGTACGCCGGCCTCGCGGCCATGGCGGCCTTCGCGGCGATCGGCGTGATCCACCACCTCGTCACCGGACCTAACAAGGTTTCGGAGGAAGAGGAACGGAAGGCCGAAGAACTGGCTGGAAAGGGGAAGGCGTCATGA
- the fdnG gene encoding formate dehydrogenase-N subunit alpha, giving the protein MNMELSRRQFLKGASAGVAGTTLGALGFGDIEAAYATSIRPWKLANLAETRNTCTYCSVACGIIMYSKGDLKKGQKAEIVHIEGDPDHPTNRGTLCPKGAGLLDIVHAKTRTLYPQVRKPGSDKWERVSWDQALDRVARLMKDDRDKNFVAKNADGTTVNRWLTTGFLAASATSNETAWATYKVVRSTGMLAFDNQARVUHGPTVASLAPTFGRGAMTNSWTDIKNTDLVVIMGGNAAEAHPCGFKWVTEAKANRGAKLIVVDPRFTRSASVADYYAPIRQGTDIAFLLGVMNYCIQNDKVQWEYTKNFTNASYVVKEGFGYQDGLFTGYDEARRDYNRSTWDYELGEDGFVKSDIDHPRSVWNLLKKHVSVYTPEMVERICGTPKDKFLKVAQMISECSSPTKTMTSMYALGWTQHSKGSQNIRCMAMLQLILGNIGVRGGGMNALRGHSNIQGLTDLGLMSNLIPGYLAIPTEKEASFDQYMSTRGFKPLRPNQMSYWQNYKKFFVSFLKSMWGDNATPANNFAYDYLPKLDVPAYDVLRIFELMHQGKVNGYFCQGFNPLLSFPNRAKLTAALSKLKYLVVMDPLQTETARFWENHGDFNNVNSGSIQTEVIELPTTCFAEDEGSLTNSGRWLQWHWAGGTPPGEAKPDSWIMAQIHLRLKKLYQQEGGAFAEPILKLDWRYKDPGDPTPEELAREVNGSVLADVPDPNDPTKLVLQKGKQVVSFAALRDDGSTACGCWIYSGSYNEAGNNMARRDTSDPDETGAYLKWAWSWPVNRRILYNRASADLNGKPWDESRKLLWWDGAKWTGYDVPDIGPTMKPDVVGPFIMNPEGSARLFTRGMMRDGPFPAHYEPFESPVANVIAPKVRGNPAARVFKGDMEQFGEAKDFPYAATSYRLTEHFHFWTKHSQLNASMQPEFFVEISEQLAAEKSIKSGGWVRVWSKRGSVKAKAVVTKRIQPLTCDGKTVHIVGIPLHWGFMGETKKGFGPNSLTPFVGDANIETPEYKAFLVDIESIPGPVA; this is encoded by the coding sequence ATGAATATGGAGCTCTCGCGGCGCCAATTTTTGAAAGGCGCAAGCGCGGGTGTTGCCGGCACAACTCTGGGTGCATTGGGCTTCGGTGATATCGAAGCCGCCTATGCGACGTCGATCAGGCCATGGAAACTCGCGAATCTGGCCGAGACCCGCAACACCTGCACCTACTGTTCGGTCGCCTGCGGCATCATCATGTATTCGAAGGGCGATCTCAAAAAGGGCCAGAAGGCCGAGATCGTTCACATCGAAGGCGATCCGGATCACCCGACCAACCGCGGCACCTTGTGCCCGAAGGGTGCCGGTCTCCTCGACATCGTTCACGCCAAGACACGCACGCTCTATCCGCAGGTCCGCAAGCCGGGCTCGGACAAGTGGGAGCGCGTGTCCTGGGATCAGGCGCTCGATCGCGTCGCGCGGCTGATGAAGGACGACCGCGACAAGAATTTCGTCGCCAAGAACGCCGACGGCACCACCGTCAACCGGTGGCTGACCACTGGCTTCCTGGCGGCTTCGGCGACCTCGAACGAAACCGCCTGGGCCACCTACAAAGTGGTCCGCAGCACGGGGATGCTGGCATTCGATAACCAGGCAAGAGTTTGACACGGACCGACGGTGGCCAGTCTGGCCCCAACATTCGGTCGCGGTGCGATGACGAACTCTTGGACGGATATCAAGAATACCGACCTCGTCGTTATCATGGGCGGCAATGCCGCCGAGGCGCATCCTTGCGGCTTTAAGTGGGTCACGGAGGCGAAAGCCAACCGCGGCGCCAAGCTGATCGTCGTCGATCCGCGCTTCACGCGCTCGGCGTCGGTCGCCGATTACTATGCGCCGATCCGTCAGGGCACGGACATCGCGTTCCTGCTCGGTGTGATGAACTACTGCATCCAGAACGACAAGGTGCAGTGGGAATACACGAAGAACTTCACCAATGCCTCCTATGTGGTGAAGGAAGGCTTCGGCTATCAGGACGGTTTGTTCACCGGCTATGACGAAGCCCGTCGCGATTACAACCGCTCCACCTGGGACTACGAGCTGGGCGAAGACGGCTTTGTCAAATCCGACATCGACCATCCGCGTAGCGTCTGGAACCTGCTGAAGAAGCACGTCTCGGTCTATACGCCTGAGATGGTCGAGCGCATTTGCGGCACGCCGAAGGACAAGTTCCTGAAGGTGGCGCAGATGATCTCGGAGTGCTCGTCGCCGACGAAGACGATGACGTCGATGTACGCGCTCGGCTGGACCCAGCATTCCAAGGGTTCGCAGAACATCCGCTGCATGGCGATGCTCCAGCTCATCCTGGGCAATATCGGCGTGCGTGGCGGCGGCATGAACGCCTTGCGCGGTCATTCCAACATCCAGGGTCTGACCGACCTCGGCCTGATGTCGAACCTGATCCCTGGGTATCTCGCGATCCCGACGGAGAAGGAGGCGTCGTTCGACCAGTACATGTCGACCCGCGGCTTCAAGCCGTTGCGGCCAAACCAGATGAGCTACTGGCAGAACTACAAGAAGTTCTTCGTGAGCTTCCTGAAGTCGATGTGGGGCGATAACGCAACGCCGGCCAACAACTTCGCCTATGACTATCTGCCCAAGCTCGACGTGCCGGCCTACGACGTGCTGCGCATCTTCGAACTGATGCATCAGGGCAAGGTGAACGGCTACTTCTGCCAGGGCTTCAACCCCCTGCTGTCGTTCCCGAATCGCGCCAAGCTCACCGCGGCGCTCTCCAAGCTGAAGTACCTCGTCGTCATGGATCCGTTGCAGACGGAGACGGCGCGGTTCTGGGAGAACCACGGCGACTTCAACAACGTGAACTCGGGCTCGATCCAGACCGAAGTGATCGAGCTGCCGACCACGTGCTTTGCCGAGGACGAAGGATCGCTGACCAACTCGGGCCGCTGGCTGCAGTGGCACTGGGCCGGCGGTACCCCGCCCGGCGAAGCCAAGCCCGATTCCTGGATCATGGCGCAGATTCACCTGCGTCTGAAAAAGCTCTACCAGCAGGAGGGCGGCGCCTTCGCAGAGCCGATCCTCAAGTTGGATTGGCGCTACAAGGATCCGGGCGACCCGACGCCGGAAGAACTGGCCAGGGAAGTCAACGGCTCCGTCCTCGCCGACGTGCCGGACCCGAACGATCCGACCAAGCTCGTCCTGCAGAAGGGCAAGCAGGTCGTGTCCTTCGCCGCTCTGCGCGACGACGGCTCGACCGCCTGCGGCTGCTGGATCTACTCGGGCAGCTACAACGAGGCGGGCAACAACATGGCCCGCCGCGACACCTCGGACCCCGACGAAACCGGCGCCTATCTCAAATGGGCGTGGTCGTGGCCGGTCAACCGCCGCATCCTCTACAATCGTGCGTCGGCGGATCTGAACGGCAAGCCGTGGGATGAGAGCCGCAAGCTGTTGTGGTGGGACGGTGCCAAGTGGACCGGCTACGACGTGCCGGACATCGGCCCGACCATGAAGCCCGACGTCGTCGGTCCCTTCATCATGAACCCGGAGGGCTCGGCCCGCCTGTTCACCCGCGGCATGATGCGCGACGGTCCGTTCCCGGCTCACTACGAGCCGTTCGAATCGCCGGTCGCCAACGTCATCGCCCCGAAGGTGCGGGGCAACCCGGCCGCCCGCGTGTTCAAGGGCGACATGGAGCAGTTCGGCGAGGCCAAGGACTTCCCCTATGCGGCGACGTCCTACCGTCTCACCGAGCACTTCCACTTCTGGACCAAGCATTCGCAGTTGAACGCGTCCATGCAGCCGGAGTTCTTCGTCGAGATCAGCGAACAGCTGGCCGCCGAGAAGAGCATCAAGTCCGGCGGCTGGGTGCGGGTGTGGTCGAAGCGCGGATCGGTGAAGGCGAAAGCCGTCGTCACCAAGCGCATTCAGCCGCTCACCTGCGACGGCAAGACGGTGCATATCGTCGGCATCCCCCTGCATTGGGGATTCATGGGCGAAACGAAGAAGGGTTTCGGTCCCAATTCGCTGACGCCTTTCGTGGGAGACGCGAACATCGAGACGCCGGAATACAAGGCGTTCCTCGTTGACATCGAGTCGATCCCCGGACCGGTCGCGTAA
- a CDS encoding TlpA disulfide reductase family protein, whose product MISHAAPEYRGVSWQWFSIGLAGAAIAAAVVLVMPVSACAAGLVPWTEPTPPAFDLAQVGAPNAATFSLGSQRGDAVLVHFFASWCEPCRDELPALKRLAERGAPDLKVVAVAVADTDSRLRRLLDETGVSFPVLVDRDRAVARAWSVSTLPSTIVLDARHRARLIVESDFAWDTIEPKQLIGRLSRPEKDVLQQSSVTQGGH is encoded by the coding sequence GTGATTTCACATGCTGCTCCCGAGTATCGGGGCGTATCGTGGCAATGGTTCTCGATCGGACTGGCGGGCGCGGCGATAGCAGCCGCCGTTGTTTTGGTTATGCCTGTGTCGGCATGCGCCGCAGGCCTCGTTCCCTGGACCGAACCAACCCCTCCTGCCTTCGACCTTGCGCAAGTCGGCGCGCCGAACGCCGCGACTTTTAGCCTCGGCAGCCAGCGCGGCGACGCCGTCCTCGTCCACTTCTTCGCCAGCTGGTGCGAGCCCTGCCGCGACGAACTGCCGGCGCTCAAGCGCCTCGCCGAACGCGGCGCGCCTGACCTGAAGGTCGTGGCGGTCGCCGTCGCCGATACCGATTCGCGGCTGCGCCGCCTGCTCGACGAGACCGGCGTCAGCTTTCCAGTCCTGGTGGATCGGGACCGTGCGGTCGCCCGGGCGTGGTCGGTTTCCACCCTACCCTCGACCATCGTTCTCGATGCGCGGCATCGGGCGCGCCTGATCGTCGAATCCGATTTCGCCTGGGACACCATCGAGCCGAAGCAACTGATCGGCCGGTTGTCCCGGCCCGAAAAAGACGTTTTGCAACAATCGTCAGTCACCCAGGGAGGACACTAA
- a CDS encoding transglutaminase-like domain-containing protein has protein sequence MYLDRRTLLKAGAAVTLTAGLPRFASAAFNPQPGAWRTFDLVTKLEIAKPEGKTQAWVPVPAVNEADWFKSLGSQWTTNGTAALKRDAKYGAEFVHVEWKDGEAAPAITVTSRIATRDRAVDLGKSGSAQLTAAERKHYTEGTDLIPTGGIVKETSDKIVAGAKTDVEKARAIYEWIVDNTQRNPKTRGCGIGDIASMLKTGNLTGKCADLNALYVGLARSQGLPARDVYGIRVAPSKFGYKSLGAGSELVTKAQHCRAEVHLAGIGWVPVDPADVRKVVLEEPPANLALNDPKVVDARQKLFGAWEGNWLAYNFAHDISLPGATGPKLGFLMYPQAECGPNRLDCLDPDTFKYTIMAKEQTAA, from the coding sequence ATGTATCTCGACCGTCGCACCTTGCTGAAAGCCGGCGCTGCCGTGACGCTGACCGCGGGCCTGCCGCGCTTTGCCTCGGCCGCCTTCAACCCGCAGCCCGGCGCCTGGCGCACTTTCGACCTCGTCACCAAGCTCGAAATCGCAAAGCCGGAAGGCAAGACGCAGGCCTGGGTGCCGGTGCCCGCCGTGAACGAGGCCGACTGGTTCAAGTCACTGGGCAGCCAGTGGACCACGAACGGCACTGCCGCGCTCAAGCGCGACGCCAAATACGGCGCCGAATTCGTCCATGTCGAATGGAAGGACGGCGAAGCCGCGCCCGCCATCACCGTCACCAGCCGCATCGCGACGCGTGACCGCGCTGTCGATCTCGGCAAGTCCGGCAGCGCGCAACTGACGGCCGCCGAACGTAAGCACTACACCGAGGGCACCGACCTCATTCCGACCGGCGGCATCGTCAAGGAGACATCGGACAAGATCGTGGCTGGCGCCAAAACCGATGTCGAAAAGGCGCGCGCGATCTACGAATGGATTGTCGACAATACGCAGCGCAATCCGAAGACACGCGGCTGCGGCATCGGCGATATCGCTTCGATGCTCAAGACCGGCAACCTCACCGGCAAATGCGCCGATCTCAACGCGCTTTATGTCGGCCTCGCCCGTTCGCAGGGCTTGCCGGCACGCGATGTCTACGGCATTCGCGTCGCGCCGTCGAAGTTCGGCTACAAGAGCCTGGGCGCCGGTTCGGAACTCGTCACCAAGGCGCAGCACTGCCGCGCCGAAGTGCATCTGGCCGGCATCGGCTGGGTACCAGTCGACCCGGCTGACGTGCGCAAGGTCGTGCTCGAGGAGCCGCCGGCCAACCTCGCGCTCAACGACCCGAAGGTGGTCGATGCGCGGCAGAAGCTGTTCGGCGCCTGGGAGGGCAACTGGCTGGCCTATAATTTCGCGCATGACATCTCGTTGCCGGGCGCGACCGGGCCTAAGCTAGGCTTTTTGATGTATCCGCAGGCCGAGTGCGGCCCGAACCGGCTCGACTGCCTCGACCCGGATACGTTCAAATACACGATCATGGCGAAGGAACAGACGGCGGCGTGA
- a CDS encoding sulfurtransferase TusA family protein — MNAPSAIALDLRGLRCPQPVLRAKKVLRGMEAGARLTLECTDPLTVIDVPHFCNQTGHRLVAREKRDDLYIFTIEKSG; from the coding sequence GTGAACGCGCCCTCCGCTATCGCCCTCGACTTGCGCGGCCTGCGCTGCCCGCAGCCGGTGCTGCGCGCCAAGAAGGTGCTGCGCGGCATGGAAGCCGGCGCCCGGCTGACGCTCGAATGCACCGACCCCCTCACCGTTATTGACGTTCCGCATTTCTGCAATCAAACCGGCCACCGGTTGGTCGCGCGGGAGAAGCGCGACGACCTCTATATCTTCACCATCGAGAAGAGCGGTTGA
- a CDS encoding cysteine desulfurase family protein, producing MAVYLDSNATTPIEPAVLEAMLPYLREHFGNPSSAHALGHAAHAAVDKAHAQVASLIGAAPDEIVFTSGGTEASNMAIRGAAAMSARRTIVTTNIEHPATDSCCAVLAKQGFTVKRLKSSAAGLVDAAEARALIDSDTALVTIIHAQNEIGTLQPVAEIAAIAHAAGALVHVDVAQSVGKVPVDVTALGADLLSIAGHKLYAPKGVGVLYIRRSVALPPLLVGAGQENGRRPGTENVPYMVALGEACRLAQEALPEVEPRLRALSARLLERLIYNVTGLALVGDRERRLPNTLNVLFPGVSGRQLLANCPGVLASNGSACHSDSEEPSAILLALGIPREAALGTVRLSLGRHTTESDVDAAAERLAEAWHALTEQNLRRKAG from the coding sequence GTGGCGGTGTATCTCGACAGCAATGCGACGACACCGATCGAGCCCGCCGTGCTCGAGGCGATGCTACCTTACCTCAGGGAGCATTTCGGCAACCCCTCTTCCGCTCACGCGCTCGGCCACGCCGCCCATGCGGCCGTGGACAAGGCACACGCCCAGGTCGCTTCGCTGATCGGCGCCGCGCCGGACGAAATCGTGTTCACGAGCGGTGGCACCGAAGCCAGCAACATGGCGATCCGCGGGGCGGCGGCGATGAGCGCGCGGCGCACGATCGTCACCACCAATATCGAGCATCCGGCGACCGATTCCTGTTGTGCGGTGCTGGCGAAACAAGGCTTCACCGTCAAGCGGCTGAAAAGTTCGGCGGCGGGTCTTGTCGATGCCGCGGAAGCGCGCGCGCTGATCGACAGCGACACCGCGCTCGTCACCATCATTCATGCGCAGAACGAGATCGGTACGCTGCAGCCGGTCGCGGAAATTGCGGCCATCGCCCATGCTGCCGGCGCGCTGGTGCATGTCGACGTGGCACAATCGGTCGGCAAGGTGCCGGTCGACGTAACGGCGCTCGGCGCTGACCTGTTGTCCATCGCCGGACACAAGCTTTATGCGCCGAAGGGCGTCGGCGTTCTCTATATCAGGCGCAGCGTTGCGCTGCCGCCGTTGCTGGTCGGCGCCGGCCAGGAAAACGGTCGCCGCCCCGGCACCGAAAACGTGCCCTATATGGTGGCGCTCGGCGAAGCCTGCCGGCTGGCTCAGGAGGCCTTGCCGGAGGTCGAGCCACGCCTGCGGGCGCTCAGCGCCCGGCTGCTCGAGCGCCTTATATATAATGTGACCGGCCTAGCCTTGGTCGGCGACCGCGAGCGGCGGCTGCCCAATACATTGAACGTGCTGTTTCCCGGCGTCTCGGGCCGACAGTTGCTGGCGAATTGCCCCGGCGTTCTCGCCTCGAACGGCTCGGCCTGCCATTCCGACAGCGAAGAGCCGTCGGCCATCCTGCTGGCGCTCGGCATTCCGCGCGAGGCCGCGCTCGGCACCGTGCGTTTGTCGCTTGGACGGCACACGACCGAAAGCGACGTCGATGCCGCCGCCGAGCGGCTCGCGGAAGCATGGCACGCCCTCACAGAACAGAACCTGCGCCGGAAAGCAGGTTAA
- the selD gene encoding selenide, water dikinase SelD, whose amino-acid sequence MNFMQPIRLSHLSHGGGCGCKLAPSVLQQLLSSHPVATPYKQLLVGVETGDDAAVWELDNGTGNPTCIIATTDFFMPMVDEPRDFGRIAATNAISDVYAMGGTPIFALAILGMPVDKIPPEMVRQILEGGASVCEAAGIPIAGGHSIDSPEPIYGLAVIGTAPKAHIRRNADAKPGDTLILTKALGVGIYSAAFKKSALSPEAYGEFIASTTLLNKIGATLGGNPDVHAVTDVTGFGLLGHALEMARGSGVTVNVKASALPLLKDAVSLAQQGFVTGASGRNWKSYDSAIKLPDGTPDWQRQILCDPQTSGGLLISCAPDKADTLLQDIVTAGYPAARIIGSIEAGEPLVSVDSSAF is encoded by the coding sequence ATGAATTTCATGCAACCGATCAGGCTCAGCCATCTGTCCCACGGCGGCGGCTGCGGCTGCAAGCTGGCGCCGTCGGTGCTGCAGCAGTTGTTGTCGAGTCATCCGGTGGCAACGCCCTACAAGCAGTTGCTGGTCGGCGTCGAAACCGGCGACGATGCCGCGGTGTGGGAGCTGGATAACGGAACTGGCAACCCGACTTGCATCATCGCGACCACCGACTTCTTCATGCCGATGGTAGACGAGCCGCGCGACTTCGGCCGCATCGCCGCGACCAATGCCATCTCCGACGTCTATGCGATGGGCGGCACGCCTATTTTCGCGCTCGCCATTCTCGGCATGCCGGTCGACAAGATTCCGCCGGAGATGGTGCGGCAGATTCTCGAAGGCGGCGCGTCGGTGTGCGAGGCGGCCGGCATTCCCATCGCCGGCGGCCACTCCATCGATTCACCAGAGCCCATCTACGGCCTCGCCGTCATTGGTACCGCGCCGAAGGCTCATATCCGCCGCAACGCCGATGCCAAACCCGGCGACACACTGATCCTCACCAAGGCGCTCGGCGTCGGCATCTATTCGGCGGCGTTCAAGAAGAGCGCGCTATCGCCCGAGGCCTATGGCGAGTTCATCGCCTCGACGACGTTGCTCAACAAGATCGGCGCGACGCTCGGCGGCAATCCGGATGTCCATGCCGTCACCGACGTCACCGGATTCGGCCTGCTCGGCCATGCGCTGGAAATGGCACGCGGCTCCGGCGTGACGGTGAATGTGAAGGCGTCTGCACTGCCGCTGCTCAAGGATGCCGTGAGCCTGGCGCAGCAGGGCTTCGTAACCGGCGCCTCGGGGCGCAACTGGAAGAGCTATGACTCCGCGATCAAGCTGCCGGACGGCACGCCGGACTGGCAGCGCCAGATCCTGTGCGATCCGCAAACCTCGGGCGGACTGCTGATCTCCTGCGCACCGGACAAGGCCGACACCCTGCTCCAGGACATCGTGACCGCCGGCTATCCCGCCGCGCGCATTATCGGCAGCATCGAGGCCGGCGAGCCGCTGGTGAGCGTCGACTCTTCCGCCTTTTGA
- a CDS encoding tetratricopeptide repeat protein yields METIWPKVFVGETYCRFLSATNHFAESLVTCARTLSFDPWNGLAHFLVGLGQMHLGRFEDALATFRLADRYDTPPVSRWTWLVGVGWAYLVLGDAESAVPWLQRSIAITPATGRTHMLLAAAYQQLGRTDEARAAMQQGLKLRPGTTALTVAPPMKNASPAFKESSDQQIQFMTAAGLPER; encoded by the coding sequence ATGGAGACGATCTGGCCGAAAGTTTTTGTCGGCGAAACCTACTGCCGCTTCCTCAGCGCCACCAACCATTTCGCCGAAAGCCTCGTCACCTGCGCGCGGACGCTGAGCTTCGATCCCTGGAACGGCCTCGCGCACTTCCTGGTCGGGCTCGGCCAAATGCATCTCGGCCGTTTCGAGGACGCGCTTGCGACGTTTCGGTTGGCCGATCGATACGACACGCCGCCAGTCTCGCGCTGGACCTGGCTGGTCGGTGTCGGATGGGCCTATCTCGTCCTCGGCGACGCCGAGTCCGCCGTGCCCTGGCTGCAGCGCTCGATTGCCATAACACCGGCCACCGGACGCACGCACATGCTTCTGGCCGCGGCCTACCAGCAATTGGGTCGAACCGACGAAGCCCGGGCGGCCATGCAGCAAGGACTGAAGCTGCGGCCCGGCACAACGGCACTCACCGTGGCACCACCGATGAAGAATGCGAGCCCGGCATTCAAGGAATCGTCCGACCAACAAATCCAGTTCATGACCGCCGCGGGCCTGCCGGAGAGGTAG
- a CDS encoding ribbon-helix-helix domain-containing protein, with amino-acid sequence MTEKPSRNVDGLRDGPLPRPVHKPSHQENNGYLRSRVLKRSIVVGRHKTSVSLEDVFWQELRTIAHDLGLHLSQLVARIDAERQHGNLSSAIRLFVFEQRRKAPETQPHDEHHAGMTP; translated from the coding sequence ATGACTGAAAAGCCATCGCGCAACGTTGACGGCCTCCGAGACGGCCCGCTGCCGCGCCCGGTACACAAACCGTCGCATCAGGAAAACAACGGCTATCTGCGTTCCCGCGTTCTCAAGCGTTCCATCGTCGTGGGGCGCCACAAGACCAGCGTCAGTCTCGAGGACGTGTTCTGGCAGGAGTTGCGCACGATCGCGCACGATCTCGGGCTGCATCTGTCGCAACTGGTCGCGCGCATCGATGCCGAGCGGCAACATGGCAATCTGTCGTCGGCCATTCGGCTCTTCGTTTTCGAACAGCGCCGCAAGGCGCCCGAGACCCAGCCGCATGACGAACATCATGCGGGCATGACGCCATAA